The following is a genomic window from Acidimicrobium ferrooxidans DSM 10331.
CTCCCCCGGCCATGAGGCCATAGAGGTAGGCCCGCCCGACGAGCACGAACTGTGCTCCCAGGCCGATCGCGGCCACGACATCGGATCCGGCGCGTACGCCGCCGTCGACCCATACCTCCACCCGGCCATCGAGACGCTCTCGGACGATGGGTAGGAGCGCGAGGGGCGCGAGGGTTCGATCGAGCTGGCGCCCCCCGTGGTTGGAGACCACGATGGCGTCGACCCCGATCGCAGCGAGGCGCTCGGCGTCGTCGATACGCTGGACGCCCTTCACGACGATCTTGCCCGACCACAGCGATCGAACCCACTCGATGTCGTCGAAGGTGACGGTGGGATCGAACATGCGGTCGATGAAGGAGCCAGCGGTCCCTTCGAAGCCCGTCTCGAGCGATGCGAAGCGAACGGGCGGCTTGGTGAGAAAATCTCGCGACCACGCTGGATGCAGTGCACCCTGGAGGAACGTCCGAAGCGAGGGTGTCGGCGGCAGCGTGAGGCCGTTGCGCACGTCACGCATGCGTGCCCCGGCCACGGGGACGTCGACGGTCAGGATTAATGCCTCGAACCCCGCCTCTCGGGCTCGCTCGACGAAGGCCCGGGTCGGACCCCGATCGCGCCAGACGTAGAGCTGGAACCAGCGACGCAGGTGCGGCAGTTCGGCCGCGAGTTCTTCCGGCGTGGTCGTACCGACCGTCGAGAGGCCATAGGGGATACCAAGAGACGCTGCGACACGACCGACCGCGAGTTCGCCGTCGGTGTGCATCATGCGTGTGAAGCCCGTCGGGGCAAAGCCGAAGGGGAGCGCACTCGGACTGCCGAGGACGGTCCAGGTCGGGTCAACCGAGCTGACGTCACGCAGGACATGGGGTCGGAAGACGACGTCGGCGAACGAGCCCTCGTTGCGAAGCATGGACCGCTCCGCTTCGGCGGCGCCGTCGACGTAGTCGAAGACCGGCCGAGGGGTACGGAGCTTGGCGAGACGCCGCAGGTCGTCGATCGTTGCGGCCCGGTCCAGGGTCGGCAGGAGCGTGCGCAGGCCACCTCGTGGCTTGATGAGGTCCCAGCGCTCGCGCAGCTCGTGCACTCGTGTCACGTCCACCTCCCATCGCGTCGCGTGAGGATCGGTGGCGAGGGCGACCGGCTCCACGAGGCCGCCGATGGAGTACGCCGCACGGTGAGTCAGCGCCTCGCCTGCAGCGCCTCGACGATGAAGCGCCGTTCCTCGCTCCCTTCGACGAAGAACTCGGCGACGGGATGATAGGTGTCCGCCGTTCGCACGATGCGCTCGGCGACCTCGCAGCGTCGGAGCAGTTCTCCAATGCCGAGAGTGTCCAGGATGGCCCGCGGATCGCTGACATTGGCGCAGCCATGAGCCGCCAGAAGTTCGGCGAGCGTCGCGCTCAGGGTTTCGAGGCCCTCGTCGATGGATGGCGCGTGCGCGCTGTCGTAGTCAGCCATGGACACCTCCGCCTCGCTGGTGAGTGTAGCTCGGTCCTCTGCTGGGTGCTGGACGGCCAGGTGGACGCACACAATCCCGCGACCGGCCGAAGTCTCGGAGTACTTCGTCGTGGCTGCAGGGATCGATGATCGCGCGCCGTGCAACCTGCGCAGTGTGGCTCGCGTCGATCAGGTCGGAAGCGCTCGCCCGCGCGAACGGGTCCGTCGAGGCGACCGGGGAGCGAGGAGTCGTTCCGGGTCGAACGTGCGCGCGAGCACCGCGAGGCCGACGATCTCGACGAGGAGGAGCGCACCTGCGAGTGCAACGCCGTCGGCCACGCTCAGGCTGATAACTCCTTGCACGAGTAAGACGATCACGAGGAGGACCGGGACGGACGCAAGCGCCGAGAGCTGCTGTGCCACGCGAACATCACTCGCACGACTGGATGCGAACAGTCCAACCAGCACCGCCCAACCGCTGAGCAGCACATCGAGGCCGAGTTGACGCACGACGAGGGGAGCGGTGATGAGATGGGCACTGACCGATGCGGCGGCTGCGAAGTGAACGACGACGAGGGTGAGCGCGTACAGGCCCCACGATCCGATGAACGTCGGCGCGAGGACGGCGAGCAGCTTGGCGACGTAGAGTTCGGTCGCGCTGAGGGGGGAGCTGAGCAGCGGCTCGAGCGTCCCCTGATCCCGCTCGCCGACGATGGCAAAGCCCGCCAGCACGCCCGGGAGCACGAGCGGGGGGAGCAGGAACTCGATGCTGCTCGCCGTCGTCACCTTGTCGAGGAGGGACATGGGGGCAGCTTCCGGCAGCGAGGTCAGGGAGAGCACCGGCGCGACCAGCGAAATGAGGGGCAGAGCGACCATGCTGTAGAGCACGTAGCGGTTCCGACGAAAGTCGGTGAACTCCTTGGCGATGACCGCCCGTATCCGCCACCACGTCATCGATCGCTCTCCTTGGTTTCGCCCCCGACAAGCTCGAGGTAGACCTCTTCCAAGCGCTCTCGGGGGCTTGCGAGCTCGAGGAGGCGGTCACCGGCGTGGACCAGCGCCTCCGCGACGACTGGTGCCAGCTCGTCCGGCTCAGCTCCGTCGATGCGCAACGTGTGTTCGTCGGTGACGACGACATGGGCGGCCTCGACGACGGGTGCGAGATGCGCCTTGGCGTCCTCTGCGGCACCTCCGACGCGGACGACGAGGGACCGCTGACTCCCGAGTCCGAGTTCCCCTGGCTTGCCGACAGCGAGGAGACGCTGACGAAGGATCGCGACGCGATCGCACACCCGTTCCGCCTCATCGAGCCGATGCGTCGTGATGAGTACGGTGCGGCCCTGGGCTCGCAGACTGGCAATGAGTTCGAGAACATCGCGGGCTGCGACCGGGTCGAGACCGGACGTGGGTTCGTCGAGGAAGATCAGTTCCGGCTGGCCGAGGAGCGTACGAGCGATGGCGACGCGCTGACGGAGACCCTTCGACAGGGCGCGACAGGCATCGTCGCGTCGACTCGAGAGATCGACCGCGTCGAGGGCCTCACGAATGGCGCGGTCGACGTCGTGGACTCCGTAGAGCCGTGCGAACAGGCGCAGGTTCTCGACGACGCTGAGGTTGCCGTAGAGGCCTGGAGCCTCCGGCATCACCGCGATCCGGCGTCGGATCTCGGGCCCGTTGGAGGCCTCGAGGTCGATACCGAGCACACGCGCGCGCCCCTCGCTGGGGCGCACCAGGGTCGCACAGGTCCGTACCAGCGTGGTCTTCCCAGCGCCGTTCGGCCCCAAGAGTCCGAAGACCTCGCCGCGATCGACTCGAAGGGTCACGCTCTCGAAGGCGACGCGATCGCCGAAGCGCTTCGTGAGACCATCAAGCTCGAGTGCAGGGTGAGCGTGAGAGTCTCCAGCACTCCAGTCGGCGCTCGTCGCCGAGAGAGCGTGGTCGGGCATGACCTCGAACACTACCAGCTGTCGTGATCCTCATCATGCCCCGGACGCGGTGAGACGAGGAACATCGCGACACGTGCTGACTGAACACGTCCGCGAAGACCGTCGTGCCCTACTCGGAACCAACACCGGATGCTGCGCGCCAGCGCGTCTTCGTTCACCTGAGTGTGGGGCATACTGACGAGGACCATGCTCGAGGATCGTGAGCACGATGTCCGGCTCCGGGTGGTCCGCCTCGCCGCCGCGTCGTTCGTGTTCGCGGGCGACATCTGGCAAGTTGTCGCGACGGGACGCGGCTGACACCTCTGGTTGAGGAGCCTCGTCGTCGGCTCTCTCCTTGTGGGACTGACGGCACCCTGCAACGATCCCACCCGGTGTGTGACGATCCCGATCAGCCAGACCGCACGGGAGGGAGACCACCTGATGGGAGCACGCGCCACACAGGCGAAGGTCACGCTTGTGCTGGCACCAACCACGCCGAAGCCGTCGCTGCCGTTGACAGGAAGGCTGAGGCGGTAGCGCCGAGGCCAGCAGGTTCTGGTGGAGGGAGGATCGTGAGCTCGCGATGCAAGGCGCCCGACGGTGTGAGCGCGACGATCCTCGTGATCGAGGGGAGGGGCGGCGAGGCCAGGGTGAGAGCGAGCAAGCAGCCGTCGTGGTTGCACGCGAGGGCGGCGTTGATCGGCAGTGCCGAGGCTGGTGCCGCGAGGCGGAGCTGGTGCACCGCGAAGCCTGATCCCGTGACGGTGCCGGTGTACACGAGTGCCGACAGGCCCGTGCGCGGCTGGAGGTTACTTGCGCTGACGACGCCGACGCACCCGGTGTCGTGGCAGGACAGGGCGGTCGCTGGGTCATCGGCGAGGGCCCTGGGTTCAGGGCCGCGCACGGTCATGAGATGCCAGATGCGGCCGCCGTCGCGGCTCTCCGCGATGGCGGGGGCGATGGAACCGTAGCCGAGAGCGAAATCGTGCTCGGCGATCGCCACGCAGGACAACCCCGTCGGGCATGCGATCGAAAGCACCGAGAGGTCGTTCGGGGCGTTGGTGATGGTCGCTCGCTCGAAGGTCGTCCCGGCGTTGTCGGTGACGAGCACCGGGAAGCCGTGGTGGTGGCTTATGCCCGCGACTGCCACCACGCAGTGGCGTGCGCTTGCGCACGCGAGTCCCTGGGCCAGCGTCCCACGAGGGAGGGTATGGTCCGCCACGACATGGCCGTGCTCGAGCTCGACGAGGAACGTCGGACCATTGATCGATCCGGTGAGCAGGTCGCAGACGGTCGTCGTTGGGCACGAGAGTGCGATGGGCGAGAGCAGTACGGCCGCGTTGGGGAGCTGTAGCACCTCTCTCATGCTCGGGCGTGTCGCGAGGGAGTTGAAGCCGAGGAGCTGCGGACCACGTGCTGCCTCGAGCACCTCGAAGCAGATCGATTGCACACAGGAGGTCAGGCTCGCAGGTGATGGGTTCATCCCGAGCTGCTGACCGAGGCTGATCGAGGAACCGACGGCGAGACGGTTGCCGCGAGGTGCGACGTGGATAATGACGGCCGGTCCGGCGCTGCCCGGGGTTGCGGTCGCGATGCACTCAGTCGCACCCTGCGTGCAGAACAGGCTGAGCTCCTCAGCGGCCGGGCTCGATGGCAGCGTGAGCGCGCGAGGACGAGGTCCGAGCTGGAACACCACGGACGTGGTCTTCGTGGCACCCGAGAGCTGGGCGAGACAGAAGGAGCTCGAGCACGCCAGACCGCGCAGCGCGGAGGTCGACGATGGTGCGGAGATCGTCACGGCGGTCGCGTGTGCTGCGGTGAGCTCGGTTGCCTGGACCGCTCCGCTCGAGGTGACCGGGTTCGCGACGAACCAGCAGTTCGCTGGGTCGCAGCTCGCTTGGAGTCCGAAGGCGTTCGGGCTCGGGTGGGCGAGCACCGTCGCAAAGCCCTTCGAGAGCGAGCCCTCGTAGGCCCCGCTCTCGAAGGGGCCGTTCGTGTTGGCCGTGGGAGTCGCCCCTTGCGGGGGAGGGAGCGTCGAGACCACGTCGACGCACAAGGAGGCGTTGGCGCAGGCGATCGAGTTGCGCTCTGCCGGCGCGATGTCGGGGAGCTGGAGCGGTTCCCAGGGTGCAGCAGAGGTGAGGCGGACGTAGCCGGCGGTGGTGCCGTCACGCGTACCAGTGGTCCAGCAGGGTCCGGAAGGGATGCAACCCAGTGTGGATGGTTCGTAGCCGGCTGCGACCGCGACGCTCTGGAGACCGACGCTGTCGGCAGTATCGGTCTCGAAGAGCTGGCCCGTGCCGGAGTTCTCGAGTGGGGGCTCGGCGAGGACGTAGCAGACCCGGGGACTCTGGCAGGCGGTCGCGGGAACGAAGGCGTCGGACGGGAGCGAAATGGGGGAGAAGGTGAGGCTTGCGTTCGTGCTTGCCCAGAGGCTGCTCGCCCCCTGCGCGTTCGATGTGGCGAGAAGGCAGGTCGATCCGGCGCACGAGTACTGCCTCGAGAGCCCTGGAGTACTGACGCTCTGCCCCTCGCCGACCGCGATCGGGATGGCTCGCAGGTTCGTCGGCAGGGAAGCGGCGCCGGCCGGGGGAGCCGGGCGCGACGACGTCGAGGCGATGACGACAGCGAGCGTTCCTCCCACGAGGACGATGACGAGGGCCGGGACGACGAGTGGGCCGGTACGAGCGGAGCGCGCCATGGTGGGATTCTACATCACGTTGTCGACACGGAAAGGGCTGTCGCCCGGCAACGGTGCGAGCGTGAACCCGTAGGAACAGCTGGTGGGCGCGATGTCGAGCGACGACCTCGTTGGGGACCGGTCGAGTGCACGGCGCTCCTCAGGGAGCTGTCGTGCCGACACTCTCTGAACCACCCCCAAGTTTCGTGCACACCTCGTGACGTGTGAACGGTCTCGGACTCGGCCGCCAGATGGCCATCGTACTCCTGTTCGACCTCGACGGGCGGACGACGTCCCAGCCGGTGCGTGAGCCTGCGCGTGCTGGAGCGGTGCACCCAGGCTGAGGTCGTCTCCTCGAGGTCCGTGAGGCTCACGAGGGGCCCGCGCGCGCAGGGTGAGCCAGGCCACACGCACTCGGTTGTGGAGAGACCGATCGTGGTCTCGGCGAGCGCGTTGTCATAGCCATCCCCGACAGAGCCGATCGAGGGCACCAGGCCCGGCAGCAGGAGCGATTTGCCAACGTGAAGCGCCGAGTGGGTTTGGCCTGCATCTTGCGTGATGGATCGTGCGTTCGGTTGCGGGGGTGCCCCTCGTGTGCTCGTCGGCCCTCGGCCATGCGCAGGGCACGCTCGACGAGTCGGGTGTCGTGGCAAAGCACGAGACCCACCCCCTTTGAGATCGTGCCGGCGAAGGCGTCGATCACGAAGGCCGTGGTGGCACGCCACCCGTGAGCCGGACGCAGGTGACGTCCGCCGCGCACAGCTCGTTATGGGGCCCCCTGGTGGGGGACCCGGTGCTCGCGACGGCCATCCTGGACCGCTTGCTCCACCACGCCACGGTCCTGAACATCCGAGGCGAGAGCTACCGCCTGAAGGACCGCACCAAGCAACGGCTCCGCGGTGGGCTGCTGCCCCAGGCAGCCGAGGCCATGGCGAAGGGAGGTGATGCCGAGCACCACGCTCTGGGGAGCTATCCCCTATAGTTGTGTCGCAGGTGGGTCACTTCTGACCGGTGATCTCGGGTCAAAAGAAGGCCGGTGCCTACAATCGGCACCCGGCGAGATCAGCGAGCGGTAGCGTGAGGACGTCGGGTCTCACATTGAGGGTGGACTCGGTTGTGGGGGCCGGTCACATGGCATCGAGCTTTCTCGGGCATCTATCGAACAACGATCACCTCCAGGTCATGCGCCATCCTGCGCAGCAGCACAACGTCAACGTCATCGAGTCGCTCATCCGTCGTCTTCGTCAATGCCGCACCTTCGACCAGTACGACGACGTTCAGCGCGAGCTGTTCCAGCACCTACACTGCCGCGAACAGCACCGTTCCGACTGCCGACGCTGTGCTGCTCGACTTCAGCGGGGACGATCTCTTCCCGCATTACTCCCGCAGCTCCCTCTCGGTGTAGACCCACTCGACCCAGAGACCTGGCGCATCGAGGACCTCGTCTTCGATCGCGTATGTCGCCAGCTCCGAGCGGTCGGCGACGCACTCGCGTGGCGGGCATCGGGCTACGACCGCCGGTACGTCATCGCGCTGAGCAGCAACGCCTCCCCGGGGGTCATGGCGGGAAAGACTGGCCTGCCTGCTGAACTTGGTGCTGCGACCGAGCTTCGCAAGAGAGGGAGCTTCGCTCTCCTCCACGATCTCACGAACTGCCTGCGCATCGGGGACATCACGGAGTTCAAGTCGGATGGTTCGAAGCTCCTCTACGAAATCAAGTCAAGTCCCACGGCGAAGAAAGGACCACAACGCAGACGCATGGAGGCCGCTGTCGAAGCCGTTATGACCGGCGGCGAGCTTCCCGGACGACCGGGACAACGGATCGTGAGCCCGACCCAGCGCTGCGGAACGCACATCCGTGCGTTCGTAACCGGCATCGACGAGGCCGTCCGCCGAGGTATCGCCGGGGCCGCCATTTCGGATGCCCGTGCATTGACTGCCTTCTCGTTTCCCACGCTCGCGCAGACTCGATCGAACGATTCGGCACGGCAGCTTCTCGACGATTTCCATGCTGAGCGCCAGAGCGCGATCGAACGTGCGGGAATCGCCAATGTTTTGCATCACGTAACGGTCGCAAGCGCAACGCGCAATCACGACTTCGTTCCCTCTGTGATGCCCTTCGCGCTCTTTCCCCTGCCACCCATCCAGGCCGCTCTCCTCATCTGCGACTACATCGGCTTCAGCATTACCGTCGCGCCGGAGCGAATCGCCGATCACTTTGAGCGCCTGGGGTTCACTGCCGACATTCCGCTTGTCACGGCCAACGACAGCCTTGTCGCCACTGACACGATCATCAACGTGCGACGGGGCTCCCGGGGTATCCGGCTGCACCCAGGTGCCCTCTACGAACTCCTCATCGAGTGCCTCGACCTCGGATCGTGGGCTACGGCCATTGCTGAAGTTGTCGATGACTCGGACGCTCCGCCCCATCCCGTGCTTGCTTTCTTGACGACTCGTGTTTGGCGCTGAGGCCCACGCCAGAGGGGTCGACCAAAGCCTTTCCCCGACTTGACCCTCGGTGACTGTAAGCAGCGGGCTGGCCTTCCCCCCTCCAGGTTGACACCTGCTATAGGAGGAAGGGATGAGCCAGACACCGAATCCACCACCGGGCGAGGCCCCCGTTCGTCGATGACGAGGCCGTTACCCGAGCCAGTTCCTCAAAGGACGCCGCAGCGTTGGTGCTCGACCAGTACCGCACCATCGCTGACGTCGCTCGCGAACTTGGCATCAACGAGCAGACCCTTGGGAACTGGGTGCGTCAGGAACGCATCGACCGAGGTGAGCGAGAAGGCCTGACGAGCGCCGAGCGCGAGGAGATGACCCGCCTGCGCCGCCAGGTCAAGCAGCTCACCATAGAACGAGACCTGGCGAAACGTTGCCTGGCCTTTGCGGATCCTGCGAGGGCAACCAGTGACCCGCTACCGCTGGGTTGCCAACCAGGAGGCCGAGGGCGTCCCAGTAGCGGCGGCGTGCCGAGTAGCGATGGTCTCCCGCCAGGCGTACTACGCCTGGCGACGCTGGCGCGAGCGCGGCCCTGACCACGAGCACCTGGTGCTCACGAGCGAGCTTCGCGCCATCTGGGAGGCGAGCGACGGCACCTACGGCAGCCCCCGCATCACCCACGAGCTGCGACGACGTGGTTACTGCGTCAACCACAAGCGGGTGGAACGCCTGATGCGCGAGCTCGAGATAGCCGCCTGCCCACGCCGGCGCTTCGTAGCCACGACGAGGCGGGGAGAGGACGCAGCGCTCCTGGACCTCGTCCGTCAGGACTTCGCTCTTGGTGAGCCGAAGCGCAGGTATGTGAGCGACATCACCGACGTCCGAAGCGACGAGGGGTTCTGCTACCTCGCCACGGTGGCAGATCTTGGCTCGAGGCGCATCGTGGGCTGGTCGCTCCAGCGTCACATGCCCGATGACCTGGTGGTCGAGGCGATCTGCGGAGCTCTTCGGACCCGGGGCAGCCTGGCAGGGGCGCTCTTCCACAGCGATCGCGGTAGCCAGTACCTCTCCCGGAAGGTTCGCCAGCTCTGCGCAATGCTCGGGCTTCGCCAGTCGGTGGGCAGGGTCGCGACCTGCTACGACAACGCCGTGGCCGAGGCCTTCTTCGGGAGCCTGAAGCGCGAGCTGGTGGCTCGCTACCGCTTCGCGAACCTCGCCCCGAGGCTCGCTCTGCCATCGCTACCTGGATCCACCGCTACAACACGGTCCGCCTGCACTCGAGCCTCGGGTACGTGCCGCCCGTCGAGTACGAGCTCTCCTGGGCCTGCCGGGAGGTGGCCGTGGCCTACATTCAGACTGTCAAGCAAATGGGGGGAAGCCCATGACCTCTCCTGGCTGACGGCTGGAGGGAAATCGCGGACGCCGAATTCGTGGCTGCGTTCACGAACCCTTCCGTCCCCATGAAGCTTTGCACCCAGACCATTGTCGAAGAGCGCAACCTCTGGGTCGAGACCAGCGACATGCTCGCTCTGGGCCGGCTGCTCGCAGAGAGCGGCCAGGTTGCCATCTCATTGTCGGGGCATGCTCGACGGGCGCCTCCTGGGCGGATCTCCACGGTGGCAAGCGCTCCGTCCCACACGATGGCAAGCTGGCCTTGGTGAGCGTCGGCATCTCGGGACAGCTCAGTCAGCCTGAGCACCTCGCCAGCTTGCGCTTACTCCTGGCCGGGTCGAGGTCCCACGGTTCGCAGACACCTCGGTGGT
Proteins encoded in this region:
- a CDS encoding alpha-hydroxy acid oxidase; translation: MTRVHELRERWDLIKPRGGLRTLLPTLDRAATIDDLRRLAKLRTPRPVFDYVDGAAEAERSMLRNEGSFADVVFRPHVLRDVSSVDPTWTVLGSPSALPFGFAPTGFTRMMHTDGELAVGRVAASLGIPYGLSTVGTTTPEELAAELPHLRRWFQLYVWRDRGPTRAFVERAREAGFEALILTVDVPVAGARMRDVRNGLTLPPTPSLRTFLQGALHPAWSRDFLTKPPVRFASLETGFEGTAGSFIDRMFDPTVTFDDIEWVRSLWSGKIVVKGVQRIDDAERLAAIGVDAIVVSNHGGRQLDRTLAPLALLPIVRERLDGRVEVWVDGGVRAGSDVVAAIGLGAQFVLVGRAYLYGLMAGGERGVAVAGRILADGVTRTMALLGIRSFDELESDMVAPSREAALAAEAATASTRPRARRSRRIMASPSETNPTPAASD
- a CDS encoding ABC transporter permease codes for the protein MTWWRIRAVIAKEFTDFRRNRYVLYSMVALPLISLVAPVLSLTSLPEAAPMSLLDKVTTASSIEFLLPPLVLPGVLAGFAIVGERDQGTLEPLLSSPLSATELYVAKLLAVLAPTFIGSWGLYALTLVVVHFAAAASVSAHLITAPLVVRQLGLDVLLSGWAVLVGLFASSRASDVRVAQQLSALASVPVLLVIVLLVQGVISLSVADGVALAGALLLVEIVGLAVLARTFDPERLLAPRSPRRTRSRGRALPT
- a CDS encoding ABC transporter ATP-binding protein; the encoded protein is MPDHALSATSADWSAGDSHAHPALELDGLTKRFGDRVAFESVTLRVDRGEVFGLLGPNGAGKTTLVRTCATLVRPSEGRARVLGIDLEASNGPEIRRRIAVMPEAPGLYGNLSVVENLRLFARLYGVHDVDRAIREALDAVDLSSRRDDACRALSKGLRQRVAIARTLLGQPELIFLDEPTSGLDPVAARDVLELIASLRAQGRTVLITTHRLDEAERVCDRVAILRQRLLAVGKPGELGLGSQRSLVVRVGGAAEDAKAHLAPVVEAAHVVVTDEHTLRIDGAEPDELAPVVAEALVHAGDRLLELASPRERLEEVYLELVGGETKESDR
- a CDS encoding IS3 family transposase, with the protein product MTRYRWVANQEAEGVPVAAACRVAMVSRQAYYAWRRWRERGPDHEHLVLTSELRAIWEASDGTYGSPRITHELRRRGYCVNHKRVERLMRELEIAACPRRRFVATTRRGEDAALLDLVRQDFALGEPKRRYVSDITDVRSDEGFCYLATVADLGSRRIVGWSLQRHMPDDLVVEAICGALRTRGSLAGALFHSDRGSQYLSRKVRQLCAMLGLRQSVGRVATCYDNAVAEAFFGSLKRELVARYRFANLAPRLALPSLPGSTATTRSACTRASGTCRPSSTSSPGPAGRWPWPTFRLSSKWGEAHDLSWLTAGGKSRTPNSWLRSRTLPSP